One window of the Triticum dicoccoides isolate Atlit2015 ecotype Zavitan chromosome 3B, WEW_v2.0, whole genome shotgun sequence genome contains the following:
- the LOC119276545 gene encoding myosin-17-like isoform X4, which translates to MAPVLNIVIGSHVWVADKDLAWIDGEVFKIDGQNAHVRTTKGNTITANVSDIHPKDTEAPPDGVDDMTRLSYLHEPGVLDNLAVRYAKNIIYTYTGNILIAINPFQRLPNLVDVQTMEKYKGANLGDLDPHVFAIADVSYRQMMNEGKSNSILVSGESGAGKTETTKLLMRYLAFLGGRSGTGGRTVEQQVLESNPVLEAFGNAKTVRNNNSSRFGKFVELQFDKSGKISGAAIRTYLLERSRVCQTSSPERNYHCFYFLCSAPSEDIKKYKLGDPSSFHYLNQSSCIRVDGINDAEEYLATRNAMDMVGITEEEQEAIFRVVAAVLHLGNISFAKGTEADSSVIKDAKARFHLNTAGELLMCDCEKLENALIKREINTPEGVITTTVGPNSATVSRDGFAKQIYSRLFDWLVNRINASIGQDPNSDKLIGVLDIYGFESFKTNSFEQLCINFTNEKLQQHFNQNVFKMEQEEYTREQINWSYIEFVDNQDVLDLIEKKPGGIIALLDEACMFPKSTHETLSQKLYEKFKNHKRFAKPKLSRTAFTIQHYAGDVIYQSDHFLDKNKDYVVAEHQELLNASRCSFVSVLFPPAPEENTKSSKSSSIATRFKMQLHELMETLSSTEPHYIRCVKPNSVLKPAIFENTNVLQQLRCSGVLEAIRISCAGYPTRKLFHDFLHRFRILAPEILKENRNDEKTTCQKVLDKIGLEGYQIGRTKVFLRAGQMAELDARRTEVRNTAARGVQSQLRTHVAREQFLILRNASVCLQSFVRARLACKLHGFLRQQAAALKIQKNIRRYFARRTYSQLCLSAITLQTGLRTMAARNEFNSRNQNKASIHIQSRWRRHRDNLSYMKLKRAALTYQCAWRGRVARRELRQLKMAARDTQALKVAKEKLEERVEELMSRLSLEKKLRTDLEKSKATEISKLQSALHDMEQRVEEAAAMKENESAKKAVEEALAQEREKISSLTSEIEGLKVLLVAEREENDVTKKAHANSQERNEELNRKVQDADEMIKQLNDTVKRLEETVREGEALLLTEKQQKEEASTALAESHLRDQAFAIKIEEAEKQITLLQENVERFEYSMADLQSSLTIEKQQHEASVVELAEAQGKIEELLREVGDADEKSTLLETTVQRLEERLTENDALSTTERQESEATKKLLNEVQGKNEELLKKLEDAGKNIVHYQDTTQRLEENVAAVEISLKDERQQNDVIMKQLADAQVEIVELQRNLEGADKRNSLLQDSLQRLDEESTARDALLVAEKQEKEVTKKTLTEALDRIEELVKELECANSSMHQLQDSIQRLEQSASAREAVLLTEHQEKDAKSKALAEAEARIDGLLEEISSANINIDLLKKTMKRLEEGATTTDALYLEEKHAHDQTKKVFSEAQEVNQELLRKVEEADKNIGHLLENVERLEESTSVMDSQLAIERHENSKLRSELSDARLRIDELLNEAQDNHASLAERDDMIKRLEENVSTKETLLLTEREQNASTSKLLAEEQLKIAELIKNIEDAHRKSDSLQTTIERLEEDVTAKDFLLLTEKQAHEATRKTLVEAQERNEELLKKIHDDDKNILQLQFTIQRLEENTATKENLLLREREQNDATTKAQIESQERSEELLKKFVDVDRKIDLLQDSIERLGESSTTKDALLLSERQEKDAMKKELAEAGERNGELLMKIEDTNEKIEHLQNTIIKLEEDIAAKDVSLEAARQENDSIRKSLTEAQERNEELLRKISDNEYRIHLLQDTVQKIQVDAISRLSSFVMEKQDSDVAKRALTEAQERNEDLLKRNEDLLNRNNDLVKKIEESGKVITHLQESLQRIEGKAANLEAENHVLRQQATATPPSTAKSPPSRSKITRIHRSPENGHVLNGELRQAELRPSAGMSEATPPVGNAPNSSNQKDFEHGEKLQRVLNQKHQSLQPQQPQDDQQWLLTCIPQYLGFSGSKPVATLLIYQCLLHWRSFEAMKTGVFDRILHAINSAIEAEHDVRTLAYWLSNLSALTVLLQRSFKTTRTTLSTPQRRRFSSERTFHTSQTSNAGLAYLGGQSVVGATGLPQVEAKYPALLFKQQLVDLIEKVYGMISDSVKKELNPLLELCIQDPRTSHSNLAKSNTNGLGQQNQLAHWLSIVKVLANYLDVLKANHVPSILVHKLFVQIFSLIDVQLFNRLLLRRECCSFSNGEYVKAGLAELKHWSDNATREFAGSAWEALKHIRQAVDFLVISLKPMRTLREIRADVCQALSIQQLERIVGMYLDDVNGSNTISAEFASSLKAAAREEANTVTTFSILLDDDSSIPFSLDDITKTMPIIEMADDDLLPFVRENPGFAFLLQRGE; encoded by the exons TCGATTTGGCAAGTTTGTGGAGCTCCAATTCGACAAGAGCGGGAAGATATCTGGTGCTGCTATTAGAACTTACTTGCTCGAGAGATCTCGGGTCTGCCAAACTAGTAGTCCAGAGAGAAACTACCATTGCTTTTATTTCCTTTGTTCAGCACCGTCAGAG GATATTAAAAAATATAAGCTGGGGGACCCATCTTCATTTCACTACCTCAACCAGTCATCTTGCATCAGAGTTGATGGAATCAATGATGCTGAAGAGTATCTTGCGACAAGAAATGCTATGGATATGGTTGGCATCACTGAGGAAGAACAG GAAGCTATATTCCGGGTTGTTGCTGCTGTGCTTCATCTTGGTAATATTAGTTTTGCGAAAGGGACAGAGGCAGATTCATCTGTAATAAAGGATGCCAAAGCAAGATTCCATCTTAATACAGCAGGAGAGCTCTTGAT GTGTGACTGTGAGAAATTGGAGAATGCCTTGATAAAGAGGGAAATAAATACGCCAGAAGGAGTTATTACTACTACAGTTGGTCCTAATTCTGCTACTGTTAGCAGGGATGGCTTTGCAAAACAAATATACTCTCGACTATTTGACTG GCTTGTAAATAGAATAAATGCATCAATTGGGCAAGATCCAAACTCAGACAAATTGATTGGGGTACTTGATATATATGGCTTTGAAAGTTTTAAGACTAATAG TTTTGAACAATTATGCATCAACTTCACGAACGAAAAACTCCAGCAACATTTTAACCAG AATGTATTCAAAATGGAGCAGGAGGAGTACACAAGGGAGCAGATTAACTGGAGTTACATAGAGTTTGTTGACAACCAAGATGTTCTTGATTTGATTGAGAAG AAACCAGGTGGCATTATTGCACTTCTTGATGAAGCTTG CATGTTTCCAAAGTCGACACACGAGACATTGTCTCAGAAGCTGTATGAAAAGTTCAAGAATCACAAAAGATTTGCTAAACCGAAACTTTCTCGTACTGCATTTACAATCCAACATTATGCTGGAGAT GTGATATATCAATCTGATCATTTCCTGGACAAAAACAAAGATTATGTGGTAGCAGAACACCAGGAATTACTTAATGCTTCCAGGTGCTCTTTTGTATCAGTTTTATTCCCACCAGCACCAGAAGAGAACACAAAATCATCAAAGTCATCCTCAATTGCTACTCGCTTCAAG aTGCAACTTCATGAACTCATGGAGACTTTAAGCTCTACAGAACCTCACTACATTAGATGTGTAAAACCAAATAGTGTTCTTAAGCCTGCTATTTTTGAGAACACCAACGTTCTACAGCAACTTAGATGCTCG GGTGTTCTAGAAGCAATTAGAATCAGCTGCGCTGGATATCCTACAAGAAAACTGTTTCATGATTTTTTACATCGTTTTCGCATTCTTGCTCCTGAAATTCTAAAAGAGAA TAGAAATGATGAAAAGACGACTTGCCAAAAGGTTTTGGACAAAATCGGACTGGAGGGCTATCAG ATAGGAAGAACTAAGGTATTCCTTAGAGCTGGCCAAATGGCTGAATTGGATGCTAGAAGAACAGAGGTGCGAAATACTGCAGCAAGAGGTGTTCAGAGTCAGTTACGTACTCATGTTGCTCGTGAGCAGTTCCTAATACTGCGCAATGCATCTGTTTGTTTGCAATCCTTTGTCAGAG CAAGATTGGCTTGTAAACTGCATGGATTCTTGAGACAACAAGCAGCAGCGCTGAAAATACAGAAAAATATACGCCGTTATTTTGCACGGAGAACTTATTCTCAGCTATGCCTGTCAGCCATTACATTGCAGACAGGGTTAAGGACCATGGCAGCTCGCAATGAATTCAATTCTAGAAATCAGAACAAAGCTTCTATCCATATCCAG TCCCGTTGGCGTCGCCACAGAGATAACTTAAGTTATATGAAGTTAAAGAGAGCAGCATTGACCTACCAATGTGCTTGGAGAGGAAGGGTTGCCAGAAGGGAACTGCGGCAGCTCAAAATG GCTGCAAGAGATACTCAAGCTCTAAAGGTGGCAAAGGAGAAACTGGAGGAGCGTGTGGAAGAGCTAATGAGCCGCTTGAGCTTGGAAAAGAAACTAAGG ACTGATCTGGAGAAGTCCAAAGCAACAGAAATTTCTAAACTGCAGTCTGCTCTTCATGACATGGAACAGCGAGTGGAAGAAGCTGCCGCAATGAAGGAAAACGAATCAGCTAAAAAAGCTGTCGAAGAAGCTCTAGCTCAAGAAAGAGAAAAGATCAGTTCATTGACTTCTGAAATTGAGGGCCTGAAG GTGCTACTAGTAGCAGAGCGAGAGGAAAATGATGTAACAAAGAAAGCACACGCGAATTCCCAGGAAAGAAATGAAGAACTAAATAGGAAAGTCCAGGATGCAGATGAAATGATCAAGCAGCTTAATGATACCGTGAAGAG ACTAGAAGAGACTGTAAGAGAAGGAGAGGCCCTTTTGCTAACAGAGAAGCAGCAAAAGGAAGAAGCTAGTACCGCACTAGCTGAATCTCACCTACGAGATCAAGCTTTTGCGATCAAAATTGAAGAGGCTGAGAAACAAATCACTCTGCTCCAGGAAAATGTTGAAAG ATTCGAATATAGCATGGCAGATCTGCAGTCTTCACTGACAATTGAGAAGCAACAACATGAGGCAAGTGTGGTAGAACTAGCTGAAGCACAAGGTAAAATTGAGGAACTTCTGAGAGAAGTTGGGGACGCTGATGAAAAGTCTACTCTGCTTGAGACTACTGTACAAAG GCTTGAAGAAAGATTAACCGAGAATGATGCTCTATCAACTACAGAAAGACAAGAAAGTGAAGCAACTAAGAAATTACTCAATGAAGTTCAGGGTAAAAATGAGGAATTACTCAAGAAACTTGAAGATGCTGGAAAAAATATTGTTCATTATCAAGACACCACCCAAAG ACTCGAGGAAAATGTAGCGGCAGTGGAGATTTCCTTGAAAGATGAAAGGCAGCAAAATGATGTGATCATGAAACAACTAGCAGATGCCCAGGTAGAAATTGTAGAGCTACAGAGGAACCTTGAAGGTGCTGATAAGAGAAACAGTCTGCTTCAAGATTCTTTACAGAG ACTTGATGAAGAATCTACTGCAAGAGATGCTTTATTGGTAGCTGAAAAGCAAGAAAAAGAGGTGACCAAAAAGACACTAACTGAAGCTCTGGATCGAATCGAGGAACTAGTTAAAGAACTTGAATGTGCTAACAGCAGTATGCATCAGCTTCAAGATAGTATACAAAG ACTTGAACAAAGTGCGTCTGCAAGAGAGGCAGTTTTACTAACAGAGCATCAGGAGAAAGATGCGAAATCTAAAGCACTAGCAGAGGCAGAAGCGAGGATTGATGGTTTgctggaggaaatttcttctgctaATATAAATATTGATCTACTTAAAAAAACTATGAAAAG GTTAGAAGAGGGTGCAACAACAACGGATGCTCTTTATTTAGAAGAAAAGCACGCACACGATCAAACCAAGAAAGTGTTCTCAGAAGCTCAAGAAGTAAATCAGGAGTTGCTTAGGAAAGTTGAAGAAGCTGATAAAAACATTGGTCATCTTCTAGAGAATGTGGAAAg ACTTGAAGAAAGTACATCGGTCATGGATTCTCAATTGGCAATAGAAAGACATGAAAACAGCAAATTAAGGAGCGAACTATCTGATGCTCGCCTAAGGAtcgatgaattactaaatgaagcgcAAGATAACCATGCAAGTCTAGCAGAGCGTGATGATATGATAAAGAG ACTTGAAGAAAATGTCAGCACAAAGGAGACTTTGTTGCTAACTGAAAGAGAACAAAATGCTTCAACCTCAAAACTGCTTGCAGAAGAACAGTTGAAAATTGCTGAATTAATAAAGAATATTGAAGATGCACATAGAAAATCTGACAGCCTTCAGACTACAATAGAAAG GCTTGAAGAAGATGTCACTGCCAAAGATTTCTTGCTTCTAACAGAAAAGCAAGCACATGAGGCAACTCGGAAAACTCTAGTTGAAGCTCAGGAAAGAAATGAAGAATTGCTCAAGAAAATTCATGATGATGATAAAAATATTCTTCAGCTTCAATTTACTATACAGAG GCTTGAAGAAAATACAGCTACAAAGGAGAATTTGCTGTTGAGAGAAAGAGAACAAAATGATGCAACAACGAAGGCGCAAATTGAGAGCCAAGAAAGAAGTGAAGAGTTACTAAAGAAATTTGTGGATGTTGACAGGAAAATTGATCTTCTTCAAGATAGCATAGAAAG GCTTGGAGAAAGTTCAACAACAAAGGATGCTTTGTTACTATCTGAGAGACAAGAGAAGGATGCAATGAAGAAAGAACTTGCTGAAGCTGGAGAGAGAAATGGAGAGTTACTAATGAAAATTGAAGATACTAACGAAAAAATTGAACATCTTCAGAATACCATAATTAA GCTTGAAGAAGATATAGCAGCAAAAGATGTTTCGTTAGAAGCTGCACGGCAAGAGAATGACTCAATCAGAAAATCTCTTACTGAAGCTCAAGAAAGAAATGAGGAATTACTCAGAAAAATTAGTGATAATGAGTACCGGATCCACTTACTTCAAGACACAGTGCAAAA GATTCAAGTAGATGCAATATCAAGATTGTCTTCGTTTGTGATGGAAAAACAAGACAGTGATGTTGCCAAGAGAGCTCTTACTGAAGCTCAGGAAAGAAATGAGGATTTATTGAAGAGAAATGAAGACCTCCTTAACAGGAATAATGATTTGGTTAAAAAAATTGAGGAGTCAGGCAAAGTTATAACTCACCTTCAGGAGTCCCTACAAAG AATTGAAGGAAAAGCAGCCAACTTAGAGGCTGAGAATCATGTTCTCCGTCAGCAAGCAACTGCTACTCCACCTTCTACTGCCAAATCTCCACCCTCACGTTCAAAGATCACAAGGATTCAT AGAAGCCCAGAGAATGGGCATGTTTTGAACGGTGAACTAAGGCAGGCTGAGCTGAGGCCATCAGCTGGCATGTCAGAAGCAACACCCCCAGTA GGCAATGCTCCCAACTCGAGTAATCAAAAAGACTTTGAACACGGAGAAAAGCTGCAAAGAGTGCTTAATCAGAAACATCAG TCTCTGCAGCCCCAGCAGCCCCAAGATGACCAGCAGTGGTTACTTACTTGCATTCCACAATATCTCGGATTTTCTGGGAGCAAGCCTGTTGCCACTCTTCTTATATACCAGTGTCTTCTTCACTGGAGATCATTTGAAGCCATGAAGACTGGTGTATTTGACAGAATTCTGCATGCTATAAACTCTGCAATAGAG GCTGAACATGATGTGAGAACATTGGCATATTGGTTGTCCAACTTATCTGCATTAACAGTTCTCCTTCAACGATCATTCAAAACTACTAGGACCACACTCTCAACCCCGCAAAGGCGAAGATTTTCGTCTGAGAGGACATTTCATACAAGTCAAACTTCAAATGCTGGGCTTGCTTATCTCGGCGGGCAATCAGTTGTTGGAGCTACCGGATTACCCCAAGTTGAAGCAAAATATCCAGCTTTGCTCTTTAAACAGCAGCTTGTGGATCTAATTGAGAAGGTTTACGGTATGATAAGTGACAGCGTGAAGAAGGAACTAAACCCTTTACTTGAATTGTGCATCCAG GATCCACGAACTTCTCACTCAAATCTGGCAAAAAGCAATACAAATGGCTTGGGACAACAGAACCAATTAGCACATTGGTTAAGCATCGTGAAAGTCCTCGCCAACTATTTGGATGTATTAAAGGCGAACCAT GTCCCATCAATTTTGGTGCATAAATTGTTCGTACAGATATTTTCACTGATTGATGTTCAGCTATTTAACAG GCTACTTTTGCGGCGTGAGTGCTGTTCATTTAGCAACGGGGAATATGTCAAAGCTGGACTAGCTGAGCTAAAACACTGGTCTGATAATGCTACTCGAGAG TTTGCAGGTTCGGCCTGGGAGGCATTGAAGCATATCAGACAGGCTGTTGATTTCTTG GTGATTTCTCTTAAGCCAATGAGAACACTAAGAGAGATACGTGCTGATGTGTGCCAA GCCCTCAGCATACAGCAGCTAGAGCGCATAGTTGGTATGTACTTGGATGACGTCAATGGTTCAAACACTATTTCAGCAGAG TTCGCATCAAGCTTGAAAGCTGCAGCGCGTGAGGAAGCAAATACTGTCACAACTTTCTCTATACTGCTAGATGATGATTCTAG TATACCTTTTTCACTCGATGATATTACAAAGACAATGCCAATCATTGAGATGGCTGATGATGACTTGCTACCATTTGTCCGTGAAAACCCAGGCTTTGCGTTTTTATTGCAAAGAGGGGAATAG